In Streptosporangium album, the sequence AAGTCCGTTGAGGAAGCTGTGAAGCATGTTGCTGTCCGGGTCGTAAACGCCTTGCTCGACCGCCGAGGTGGGCCGGGCGGGAATCCAGGGCGGGTTGCAGACGATGAGGTCGGCGCGGCCTTCGGGAAAGAGGCCAGGGCCCCAGACATCGATGTGCGCGCTGAAGTGCAGTCGGCGGACGTTCTGGCGCGCGCAGGCCAGGGCGCGCGGGCTGATGTCGGTGGCCACGATGTGGTCGAGCCCCCGGTGGGCCAGGACGACGGCGAGCACACCCGTCCCCGTGCCGAGGTCGAACGCGGTACGGCGACCGGCACGGTGGTCTGCCGGCCCAGGGAGTGACGCCTGCGCGACCAGGTCGACGTACTCACCCCTGACCGGGGAGAACACGCCGTAATGCGGGTGAATACGAGCGTCGAGGGCCGGTACCGCCACGCCCTTCTTGCGCCACTGATGCGCCCCGATCACGCCCAGCAGCTCTGTGAGGGAGACCACCAATGGCTTGTGAGGCGGACCGTATGCCTCGGAGCATGCCTGACGCACATCGGGAGCTCTGCGCAGGCCCAGGGAATAGTCGTCCTCCAGCAGCACGAGGAGCCTGCCCAAGACGCGGGCACGGTGGCCGCGGGCCCGGCGGTGCAGATGGAAGGAGTCAGCCGGGGTGTCACCCGGCCGGGGAGCTTTCCGGCCGATGCGACGGCTCATCGCTTGCAGCAGCTGACGGGCGTTGTGGAAGTCGCCGCGCCACAACAAGGCCGTGCCTTCACAGGCCAGCCGGTAGGCGGTATCGGCTTTCGTGCGGTCGTCCGCGACGACGACCCGGCGGGGAAGCGGTGTCGCGCTCTCGGAATGCCAGCGGGCGGATCGGGCGGTGTGGGATTCGGTCCAGTGGATCGTGGACACCACGTACTCCTCGTGATCGAACGTGCAGGGGCACGAAGAGCACTTCGACGAGGAGCAGGAGAAACGGCCCGTGCTACAGCACGGGCGCGAGTGTCAGGGCAGGCAGGGCTACCGCTCCCGCGTCGAAGCGCGAGAGGAGAAATCGCCGAGAACCATGCCGAGCGTCACGACCAGCCCTTTCAGAGAGATGACGTAAGAGGTTTGCACAGCTCTCTCCCCGCAGGCAAACCCAGCCCATTGGCGCCGGGCGGGGAGAGCTCAACGCTCCCCGCCCGGCCCGGCGCATCACTCGTCGATGGCGTCCGGGTCGCGCAGCGGTCGCAGGCCGCCGGGGAGGTCCGGGAGCTGGAAGGAGTAGCGGCCGAACATGTCGATGTGGTGCCGTACGAACGGTGAGAGGCGGGCCACGTCCTCGTCGCGGACGTCGAAGCCGTCCGCCCGCAGCTGGGCCACCGCAGCGTCCATGTACCTGGTGTTGAAGAGGACCATGGCATTGAGCACGAGTCCCAGCGCGCCGATCTGGTCCTCCATGCCGTCCTGGTAGCGCTGGTACAGCTGCCCCGAGCGGCCGTGGAAGATCTTCCGGGCGAGCGCGTGGCGGCCCTCCTGGAGGTTGGCTTGCGCCTTGATCTGCCGCCGGTAGCCGGGCTCGTCAGCCAGGCGAAGGACGTGCAGGCTCTTGGCGATCCGCCCGTAGTGCGCGATCGCGTCCCCCAGCGGCGTGGGCCGTCCATCCCGCGACAGCATCCGGATGACGTCGTACGCGCGCACGGCGCCGGTGTGGATGGAGCCGATGATCCTCAGGATGTCCTCCCACTGCCGCTCGATCCGGACGAGGTCGACCCGGCCGCGGGCGGCGTCGGTGAAGGCGCCGTAGTCGGCGGTACGGTCGATGCGCCACATCCTCTGGTCCGGCAGGTCCGCCAGCTGCGGCGCGTACGCGAACCCGGCCAGTGTCAGGAGTCCGAACACGATGTC encodes:
- a CDS encoding methyltransferase codes for the protein MSTIHWTESHTARSARWHSESATPLPRRVVVADDRTKADTAYRLACEGTALLWRGDFHNARQLLQAMSRRIGRKAPRPGDTPADSFHLHRRARGHRARVLGRLLVLLEDDYSLGLRRAPDVRQACSEAYGPPHKPLVVSLTELLGVIGAHQWRKKGVAVPALDARIHPHYGVFSPVRGEYVDLVAQASLPGPADHRAGRRTAFDLGTGTGVLAVVLAHRGLDHIVATDISPRALACARQNVRRLHFSAHIDVWGPGLFPEGRADLIVCNPPWIPARPTSAVEQGVYDPDSNMLHSFLNGLTAHLEPGGEGWLILSDLAERLGLRTRRELLAVIEAAGLHVLDRVDARPRHPRTRDTTDPLHAARAAEITSLWRLTGN
- a CDS encoding transposase, whose translation is MPANSQIVFDDDGRLHFAALEPEPEPEPEPASLLHLRKAVEAMLPRVDLPEVLLEVFSWTGADQAFTSITGGEARLRDLHVTIAALLVAHSCNVGYTPVIGSVDALKYGRLSHVDQTYLRLATYRAANATLIEHQAVIPLALAWGGGLVASVDGMRFVVPVPSVYARPNPRYFGRRGGATWLNMINDQAAGLGGKVVAGTSRDSLYVLDVLYDRDGGKRPEMIVTDTASYSDIVFGLLTLAGFAYAPQLADLPDQRMWRIDRTADYGAFTDAARGRVDLVRIERQWEDILRIIGSIHTGAVRAYDVIRMLSRDGRPTPLGDAIAHYGRIAKSLHVLRLADEPGYRRQIKAQANLQEGRHALARKIFHGRSGQLYQRYQDGMEDQIGALGLVLNAMVLFNTRYMDAAVAQLRADGFDVRDEDVARLSPFVRHHIDMFGRYSFQLPDLPGGLRPLRDPDAIDE